A stretch of Equus przewalskii isolate Varuska chromosome 11, EquPr2, whole genome shotgun sequence DNA encodes these proteins:
- the UBXN1 gene encoding UBX domain-containing protein 1 isoform X1 — translation MHISIAPGKHCQITFQLVALRDQPSPGAGLMLSMAFRITTRCSTAAGRPGLQNPRPRGSRQQGRTCTFLDLGCTRPRPPPRDPNRFGHFRFPSAFFSAVAVVGPLPGPRGSGGGGAMAELTALESLIEMGFPKGRAEKALALTGNQGIEAAMDWLMEHEDDPDVDEPLAAPVGHILGREPTPSEQGGPEGPGSAAGEGKPTLSEEERQEQTKRMLELVAQKQREREEREEREALERERQRRRQGQELSAARQRLQEDEMRRAAEERRREKAEELAARQRVREKIERDKAERAKKYGGGVGSQPPATEPGPVPSSPSQEPPTKREYDQCRIQVRLPDGTSLTQTFRAREQLAAVRLYVELHRGEEPGGGQDPVQLLSGFPRRAFSEADMERPLQELGLVPSAVLIVAKKCPS, via the exons ATGCACATTTCCATCGCCCCTGGTAAACATTGCCAAATAACTTTCCAATTGGTTGCGCTAAGGGACCAACCATCTCCCGGAGCTGGCTTGATGTTGTCCATGGCGTTCAGAATTACAACACGCTGTTCCACCGCCGCGGGGCGCCCGGGATTGCAAAATCCCCGCCCTCGCGGGTCTCGCCAGCAGGGCCGGACCTGCACATTTTTGGACCTCGGCTGCACCCGTCCACGTCCGCCTCCACGTGACCCAAACAGATTCGGGCACTTCCGCTTTCCCTCGGCTTTCTTCTCGGCCGTGGCCGTGGTGGGTCCATTGCCGG GTCCCCGCGGAAGCGGTGGTGGCGGCGCCATGGCGGAGCTGACGGCTCTGGAGAGTCTCATAGAGATGGGCTTCCCCAAGGGACGCGC GGAGAAGGCTCTGGCCCTCACAGGGAACCAGGGCATCGAGGCTGCGATGGACTG GTTGATGGAGCACGAAGACGACCCCGATGTGGACGAACCGCTGGCGGCCCCCGTTGGACATATCCTGGGACGGGAACCCACCCCCTCGGAGCAGGGTGGCCCTGAAG GACCCGGGTCTGCTGCGGGAGAAGGCAAACCCACTTTGAGTGAAGAGGAAAGACAGGAACAGACCAAGAG GATGTTGGAGCTGGTGGCTCAGAAGCAGCGGGAACGTGAAGAAAGAGAGGAACGGGAGGCATTGGAACGGGAACGGCAGCGCAGGAGACAAGGGCAAGAATTGTCAGCCGCCCGGCAGCGGCTACAGGAAGATGAGATGCGCAGGGCTGCCGAGGAGCGGAGGAGGGAAAAGGCTGAAGAGTTAGCAGCCAG ACAAAGAGTCCGAGAGAAGATCGAAAGGGACAAAGCAGAAAGAGCCAAGAAG TATGGTGGTGGTGTGGGTTCTCAGCCACCAGCAACAGAGCCAGGTCctgttccctcctctcccagccaggAGCCTCCCACCAAGCGGGAATATGACCAGTGTCGCATACAG GTCAGGCTGCCAGATGGGACCTCGCTGACCCAGACCTTCCGGGCACGGGAACAGCTGGCAGCCGTGAGGCTCTATGTGGAGCTCCACCGTGGGGAGGAGCCTGGAGGGGGCCAGGACCCAGTCCAGTTGCTCAGTGGTTTCCCCCGACGGGCCTTCTCAGAGGC
- the UBXN1 gene encoding UBX domain-containing protein 1 isoform X2 — protein sequence MSCFAKIPLAGGRGWLNSPRRLSGSKSMHISIAPGKHCQITFQLVALRDQPSPGAGLMLSMAFRITTRCSTAAGRPGLQNPRPRGSRQQGRTCTFLDLGCTRPRPPPRDPNRFGHFRFPSAFFSAVAVVGPLPGPRGSGGGGAMAELTALESLIEMGFPKGRAEKALALTGNQGIEAAMDWLMEHEDDPDVDEPLAAPVGHILGREPTPSEQGGPEGPGSAAGEGKPTLSEEERQEQTKRMLELVAQKQREREEREEREALERERQRRRQGQELSAARQRLQEDEMRRAAEERRREKAEELAARQRVREKIERDKAERAKKYGGGVGSQPPATEPGPVPSSPSQEPPTKREYDQCRIQVRLPDGTSLTQTFRAREQLAAVRLYVELHRGEEPGGGQDPVQLLSGFPRRAFSEADMERPLQELGLVPSAVLIVAKKCPS from the exons ATGTCATGTTTTGCAAAGATTCCTTTGGCAGGCGGGCGAGGATGGCTCAATTCCCCGAGGAGGCTGAGCGGGTCAAAGAGTATGCACATTTCCATCGCCCCTGGTAAACATTGCCAAATAACTTTCCAATTGGTTGCGCTAAGGGACCAACCATCTCCCGGAGCTGGCTTGATGTTGTCCATGGCGTTCAGAATTACAACACGCTGTTCCACCGCCGCGGGGCGCCCGGGATTGCAAAATCCCCGCCCTCGCGGGTCTCGCCAGCAGGGCCGGACCTGCACATTTTTGGACCTCGGCTGCACCCGTCCACGTCCGCCTCCACGTGACCCAAACAGATTCGGGCACTTCCGCTTTCCCTCGGCTTTCTTCTCGGCCGTGGCCGTGGTGGGTCCATTGCCGG GTCCCCGCGGAAGCGGTGGTGGCGGCGCCATGGCGGAGCTGACGGCTCTGGAGAGTCTCATAGAGATGGGCTTCCCCAAGGGACGCGC GGAGAAGGCTCTGGCCCTCACAGGGAACCAGGGCATCGAGGCTGCGATGGACTG GTTGATGGAGCACGAAGACGACCCCGATGTGGACGAACCGCTGGCGGCCCCCGTTGGACATATCCTGGGACGGGAACCCACCCCCTCGGAGCAGGGTGGCCCTGAAG GACCCGGGTCTGCTGCGGGAGAAGGCAAACCCACTTTGAGTGAAGAGGAAAGACAGGAACAGACCAAGAG GATGTTGGAGCTGGTGGCTCAGAAGCAGCGGGAACGTGAAGAAAGAGAGGAACGGGAGGCATTGGAACGGGAACGGCAGCGCAGGAGACAAGGGCAAGAATTGTCAGCCGCCCGGCAGCGGCTACAGGAAGATGAGATGCGCAGGGCTGCCGAGGAGCGGAGGAGGGAAAAGGCTGAAGAGTTAGCAGCCAG ACAAAGAGTCCGAGAGAAGATCGAAAGGGACAAAGCAGAAAGAGCCAAGAAG TATGGTGGTGGTGTGGGTTCTCAGCCACCAGCAACAGAGCCAGGTCctgttccctcctctcccagccaggAGCCTCCCACCAAGCGGGAATATGACCAGTGTCGCATACAG GTCAGGCTGCCAGATGGGACCTCGCTGACCCAGACCTTCCGGGCACGGGAACAGCTGGCAGCCGTGAGGCTCTATGTGGAGCTCCACCGTGGGGAGGAGCCTGGAGGGGGCCAGGACCCAGTCCAGTTGCTCAGTGGTTTCCCCCGACGGGCCTTCTCAGAGGC
- the LRRN4CL gene encoding LRRN4 C-terminal-like protein: MLGSPCLLWLLAVTSLVPTAEPLTPQDFEEEEEDETAWPPFPAVLCDYDRCRHLQLPCQELQRASPTPCLCPGLSSPALRPEQPRLGEVRVVAEAGLAVVHWCAPSSPVHEYWLLLWEGSGAPQKGPSLNSTVRRAELKGLKPGGAYVVCVVAANAAGESSVPWADGKGIEGADGPAFGPCGRLTVPPRPQTLVHAAVGVGTALALMSCAALVWHFFLRQRWGCPRRTATRPATGL; encoded by the coding sequence ATGCTGGGTTCTCCCTGCCTTCTGTGGCTCCTGGCTGTCACCTCCTTGGTGCCCACAGCGGAGCCCTTGACCCCTCAAGActttgaggaagaggaggaagatgagacaGCGTGGCCACCTTTCCCAGCTGTCCTCTGTGACTACGACCGTTGCCGGCACCTGCAGCTGCCTTGCCAAGAGCTGCAGAGGGCCAGCCCGACGCCCTGCCTGTGCCCCGGCCTCTCCAGCCCGGCCCTGCGGCCAGAGCAGCCGCGCCTGGGCGAAGTGCGCGTGGTGGCCGAGGCCGGCCTCGCGGTGGTGCACTGGTGTGCCCCTTCTTCCCCGGTGCACGAGTACTGGCTGCTGCTTTGGGAAGGCAGCGGGGCTCCGCAGAAGGGGCCCTCCCTCAACTCGACCGTCCGCAGGGCAGAACTGAAGGGACTGAAGCCTGGGGGCGCTTATGTCGTTTGCGTGGTGGCTGCTAACGCGGCCGGAGAGAGCAGTGTGCCCTGGGCGGATGGCAAGGGCATCGAGGGTGCCGACGGCCCAGCCTTCGGGCCCTGCGGCCGGCTGACCGTGCCCCCCAGGCCCCAGACCCTGGTCCACGCGGCCGTGGGCGTGGGCACGGCGCTGGCCCTGATGAGCTGCGCCGCCCTGGTCTGGCACTTCTTCCTGCGCCAGCGCTGGGGCTGTCCCCGCCGCACGGCCACCCGACCCGCCACGGGGCTCTGA